Proteins encoded by one window of Juglans regia cultivar Chandler chromosome 15, Walnut 2.0, whole genome shotgun sequence:
- the LOC109012159 gene encoding protein LAZ1 homolog 1, with product MGWRGVFYSLFFLLKLVESYGGSGKMWLLNLGAESTIFSSWPIFSASVFVAVAVVLSMYLIFEHLAAYNQPEEQKFLIGLILMVPVYALESILSLLNSDAAFNCEVIRDCYEAFALYCFERYLIACLGGEERTIEFMESQRLLDSSTPLLKDAYTYGVVEHPFPLNFVLRDWYLGPDFYNAVKIGIVQYMILKMICALLAMILEAFGVYGEGKFEWNYGYPYLAVVLNFSQTWALYCLVQFYTVIKDKLEPIKPLAKFLTFKSIVFLTWWQGIVVAFLFSMGFFKGSLAQELQTRIQDYIICIEMGVAAVVHLHVFPAVPYKRGERCVRNVAVMADYASLGAPPDPEEVRDCERSTRMRLARHDDREKRLNFPQSVRDVVLGSGEIIVDDMKYTVSHVVEPVERGIAKINETFQQISENVKRHEEQRRSIKDDSYLIPLNSWTREFSEVDDNLVEGSVSDSGLFIGRRQHHLLKASASRTKTGR from the exons ATGGGATGGAGAGGGGTTTTCTATTCGctgttttttcttctcaaactGGTTGAGTCCTATGGTGGATCGGGGAAAATGTGGTTGCTTAACTTGGGTGCCGAGTCAACAATATTCTCCAGCTGGCCAATCTTCAGCGCAAGTGTATTTGTAGCTGTTGCTGTTGTGCTCTCCATGTATTTGATATTTGAGCATTTAGCTGCTTATAACCAACCAGAg GAGCAGAAGTTTCTAATTGGTCTCATTCTGATGGTTCCTGTCTATGCACTAGAATCG ATTTTGTCGCTTTTGAATTCGGACGCTGCATTCAACTGTGAAGTAATTCGGGACTGCTATGAGGCTTTTGCATTGTATTGCTTTGAGAGATACCTGATAGCCTGCTTAG GTGGTGAAGAAAGGACAATTGAGTTCATGGAAAGTCAGAGGCTACTAGATTCCAGCACACCTCTTTTGAAAGATGCTTATACTTATGGAGTTGTAGAACATCCTTTTCCgctaaattttgtcctaagagATTGGTATCTTGGTCCTGACTTCTATAATGCTGTGAAAATTGGCATCGTTCAATAT ATGATCCTGAAGATGATCTGTGCACTGCTAGCAATGATTCTAGAAGCTTTTGGGGTTTATGGGGAAGGGAAGTTTGAGTGGAATTACGG CTATCCATACTTGGCAGTTGTTCTTAATTTCAGTCAGACATGGGCTCTATATTGCCTTGTACAGTTCTATACCGTTATTAAGGATAAATTGGAACCAATTAAACCCCTGGCTAAGTTTTTGACTTTTAAATCTATTGTATTCCTGACATGGTGGCAAGGCATTGTCGTtgcatttcttttctccatgGGATTTTTTAAAGGATCTTTGGCTCAGGAGCTGCAAACACGTATTCAGGACTATATCATCTGTATAGAG ATGGGTGTTGCTGCTGTGGTGCACTTGCATGTCTTCCCAGCAGTACCTTACAAACGAGGAGAACGATGTGTTCGTAATGTAGCTGTGATGGCAGACTATGCCTCATTAGGAGCACCTCCTGATCCAGAGGAGGTTCGTGATTGTGAAAGATCAACTAGAATGCGCCTGGCTCGGCATGATGATCGAGAAAAACGTTTGAATTTCCCCCAAAGTGTCCGTGATGTAGTCCTTGGAAGTGGTGAAATT ATTGTTGATGACATGAAGTACACCGTATCGCATGTTGTAGAACCAGTCGAAAGGGGAattgcaaaaataaatgaaaccttCCAACAGATATCCGAAAATGTGAAACGCCACGAGGAACAGAGGAGGAGCATCAAGGATGATAGTTATCTCATCCCGTTGAATTCATGGACGAGGGAATTTTCTGAAGTTGACGATAATCTTGTCGAAGGCAGTGTCAGTGACAGTGGTCTATTCATTGGGAGAAGACAGCATCACCTATTGAAAGCCTCGGCATCTCGAACTAAAACTGGCAGATAA
- the LOC109012160 gene encoding uncharacterized protein LOC109012160, whose product MSRSAEEVFPMVGEFSESEFSPISAPSFSTVLSQNDQPPYLQFLMTSDLLQEIISTPTETEIEVLEKISMHERNMGIACGPNDRKKWMVKKLQMEGYQSSLCTTSWVSTFGRSRSRFIDPSEVLQYTGKYEYIDVMVRGGNDQNPTRLIVDMDFRSQFVLARPTPSYMELANIIPSIFVGTEEKLEKIVSLICSAMKRSLRESGLYIPPWRKTSYMQSKWLSKNCKKVSV is encoded by the exons ATGAGTAGAAGTGCAGAAGAAGTTTTTCCAATGGTCGGAGAGTTCAGCGAGTCAGAGTTCTCTCCCATCTCAGCCCCATCTTTTAGTactgttctctctcaaaatgatCAGCCCCCATATCTGCAATTCCTTATGACCAGCGACCTCTTACAG GAGATAATTAGTACACCCACAGAGACCGAGATTGAGGTCCTTGAGAAAATCTCTATGCATGAGAGGAATATGGGAATCGCATGTGGACCTAACGATCGGAAGAAATGGATGGTGAAGAAACTGCAGATGGAAGGCTATCAATCTTCTCTCTGCACTACTTCTTGGGTTTCCACTTTTGGTCGTTCCAGAAGTCGCTTCATAGATCCATCcgaag TTCTGCAATACACAggaaaatatgaatatattgATGTCATGGTGAGAGGTGGAAATGATCAGAATCCAACAAGGCTTATTGTGGATATGGATTTTAGGTCTCAGTTTGTATTGGCAAGGCCTACACCAAGTTACATGGAGCTCGCAAACATCATCCCTTCCATCTTTGTTGGGACTGAAGAGAAGCTCGAGAAGATAGTCTCTCTGATATGCTCAGCAATGAAACGATCACTAAGAGAGAGCGGCCTCTACATTCCTCCCTGGAGAAAAACCAGCTACATGCAGTCCAAATGGCTTTCTAAGAACTGCAAGAAAGTCTCCGTCTGA
- the LOC109012158 gene encoding pentatricopeptide repeat-containing protein At3g09040, mitochondrial, with the protein MRLRIPDRTSIISHAHSISHRHKFSTKLIPNPEPLMASENHLYTHLLKACLQQCNRIKKHNLFDEMPQLIAHASNIGKIIHSQSVKLGVGSKGSLGNAILDLYAKCGNVDFAEKAFNLLEKRGVLAWNSVLSMYSRLGLLEQAVKYFGLLRNSGVFPNEFTYAIILSTCARLVGAKYGRQVHCCVVKTGFESITFCEGALIDMYAKCNCVSDARKIFDGAVDLDTVSWTAMISGYVQVGLPEEALKVFEEMQKSCRVPDQVAFVTVISACVNLRRLDDAREMFAKMPNPNVIAWNLMISGHAQNGYYMEAITYFLKMRNAGVKSTRSTLGSILSAIAGLRALDYGLLVHAQAIKQGLDSNVYAGSSLINMYAKSEELDAANKIFDALNEKNAVLWNAMLGGYAQNGYAHEVIKLFSNMKECGFRPDDFTYTSILSACACLEYIEMGRQLHSFIIKSGLSSNLFVGNALVDMYAKSGALKEARKQFELISNRDNISWNAIIVGYVQEEEEDEAFYMFRRMNLSGIAPDEVSLASILSACANVQALRLGKQIHCLSVKSGLETSLYAASSLIGMYVKCAVIGAAHKVLSSMPERSVASMNAMIAGYAQNNLEEAIDLFCEMHEVGLNPTEITFASLLDACNGPLLLTLGIQIHCLTVKWGHLYGGDFLGVSLLGMYLRSHRKADAYIIFSEFPNPKSRVLWTAIISGLTQIDCSEEALQFYREMRSENVLPDQATFASVLRACAVLSSLTDGSEIHSLIFHTGFHLDELTSSALVDMYAKCGDVKRSVQVFEEMGCKNDVISWNSMIVGLAKNGYAESALQIFDEMKQTHVMPDDVTFLGVLTACSHAGRISEGHQIFDTMLNYYGIQPRVDHYACMVDLYGRWGFLKEAEEFIDKLKFKPDAMIWATLLGACRLHGDDIRGRRAAEELIELDPQNSSSYVLLSNIYAASGNWDGVNVLRRAMKEKGVRKFPGCSWIEVGQKKDLFVAGDKSHASSVEIHETLKDLTALMKEDDYVAETDSFLLDEG; encoded by the coding sequence ATGCGCCTCAGAATTCCCGACAGAACATCAATCATCTCCCACGCTCATTCCATCTCTCATCGACACAAGTTCTCCACCAAGCTGATTCCTAACCCAGAACCCCTTATGGCTTCAGAGAATCATTTATATACCCATCTCTTGAAAGCCTGCTTACAACAATGCAACCGGATCAAGAAACACAACCTGTTCGACGAAATGCCTCAGCTGATTGCCCATGCTTCAAATATCGGAAAAATTATCCATTCACAGAGCGTGAAACTTGGTGTTGGGTCAAAAGGGTCTCTAGGAAACGCCATCTTAGATCTTTATGCTAAGTGTGGCAATGTGGACTTTGCCGAGAAGGCGTTTAACCTGCTGGAGAAGAGGGGTGTATTGGCTTGGAACTCGGTTCTGTCTATGTATTCGAGGCTGGGTTTGTTGGAACAGGCTGTTAAGTATTTCGGGTTATTGAGGAACTCTGGGGTATTTCCAAATGAGTTCACGTATGCAATCATCTTGTCTACTTGTGCAAGACTGGTGGGTGCCAAGTATGGTAGGCAAGTTCATTGTTGTGTTGTTAAGACAGGATTCGAGTCTATCACTTTCTGTGAAGGTGCACTCATTGATATGTATGCCAAGTGCAATTGTGTGAGTGATGCTCGGAAAATATTTGATGGGGCTGTGGATTTAGATACAGTTTCTTGGACTGCCATGATTTCTGGTTATGTTCAAGTTGGTTTGCCTGAGGAGGCGCTGAAAGTTTTTGAGGAGATGCAGAAATCTTGCCGTGTTCCCGATCAGGTGGCCTTTGTGACTGTTATAAGTGCGTGTGTCAATCTTCGAAGGCTTGATGATGCACGTGAAATGTTTGCCAAGATGCCTAATCCGAATGTTATTGCATGGAACCTGATGATTTCAGGGCATGCCCAGAATGGTTACTATATGGAAGCTATAACTTATTTCCTGAAAATGAGGAACGCTGGAGTAAAATCCACAAGGTCTACACTTGGAAGTATTTTAAGTGCAATTGCTGGTTTGAGAGCTCTAGATTATGGCTTGTTAGTTCATGCTCAGGCAATTAAACAGGGGTTGGATTCTAATGTCTATGCAGGAAGTTCATTGATTAATATGTACGCTAAGAGCGAGGAACTTGATGCTGCAAATAAAATATTCGATGctttaaatgagaaaaatgctGTCTTGTGGAATGCAATGCTTGGCGGTTATGCACAGAATGGGTATGCCCATGAAGTCATCAAGCTTTTTTCTAACATGAAAGAATGTGGCTTTCGTCCCGATGACTTTACCTACACTAGCATTTTGAGTGCATGCGCTTGCTTGGAATATATAGAAATGGGCCGCCAATTGCATTCTTTTATTATCAAGAGTGGATTGTCGTCAAACTTATTCGTGGGTAATGCATTGGTTGATATGTATGCTAAATCTGGGGCTCTCAAGGAGGCAAGGAAACAGTTTGAGCTCATAAGCAATCGAGATAATATCTCTTGGAATGCAATTATTGTGGGGTATGTgcaggaagaggaggaggatgaggctTTCTACATGTTCCGTAGAATGAATTTATCTGGAATTGCTCCTGATGAGGTGTCCCTGGCCAGTATACTCAGTGCTTGTGCAAATGTTCAAGCACTTAGGCTAGGAAAACAAATCCATTGTCTCTCGGTTAAATCTGGTCTGGAAACAAGCCTTTATGCCGCGAGCTCGCTTATTGGCATGTATGTAAAGTGTGCAGTGATTGGAGCTGCACACAAAGTTTTGTCTTCCATGCCTGAGCGAAGTGTGGCCTCCATGAATGCTATGATTGCTGGGTATGCTCAAAATAATTTGGAGGAAGCAATAGATTTGTTTTGTGAGATGCATGAAGTAGGATTGAATCCAACTGAAATCACTTTCGCAAGCCTTTTAGATGCTTGTAATGGACCACTTCTGCTAACACTGGGAATCCAAATCCACTGCCTTACCGTAAAGTGGGGCCATTTGTATGGTGGTGACTTTTTGGGTGTATCTCTTTTGGGCATGTATTTGAGATCCCATAGAAAAGCAgatgcatatattattttctcaGAATTCCCAAATCCAAAAAGTAGAGTGTTGTGGACTGCTATTATTTCAGGGCTCACTCAAATTGATTGCAGTGAGGAGGCTTTGCAGTTCTATCGAGAAATGCGTAGCGAGAATGTACTACCTGATCAAGCTACATTTGCTAGTGTTCTTCGTGCATGTGCTGTCTTATCTTCTTTGACAGATGGTAGTGAGATCCATTCCCTCATTTTCCACACTGGTTTTCACTTAGATGAGTTAACGAGTAGTGCTCTTGTAGATATGTATGCTAAATGTGGGGATGTAAAAAGGTCTGTGCAAGTTTTTGAAGAAATGGGTTgtaaaaatgatgttatttcttGGAACTCTATGATAGTGGGCTTAGCCAAAAATGGTTATGCAGAATCTGCACTTCAGATATTTGATGAGATGAAGCAAACACATGTTATGCCTGATGATGTCACTTTCCTTGGTGTTCTCACTGCATGTAGTCATGCGGGGAGAATATCTGAAGGCCATCAGATCTTTGACACTATGTTGAATTACTACGGCATTCAGCCCAGAGTAGATCATTATGCCTGCATGGTTGATCTTTATGGCCGATGGGGTTTCCTTAAAGAAGCGGAAGAATTCATTGACAAACTAAAATTCAAACCCGATGCTATGATTTGGGCCACATTACTTGGTGCTTGCAGATTACATGGAGATGACATAAGGGGGCGGCGGGCTGCTGAGGAACTCATTGAGTTGGATCCCCAAAATTCTTCATCCTATGTGCTACTTTCTAATATATATGCTGCATCGGGAAACTGGGATGGGGTTAACGTTTTGAGGAGggcaatgaaagaaaaaggagtTAGGAAGTTCCCTGGATGTAGCTGGATTGAAGTGGGACAAAAGAAGGACTTATTTGTTGCTGGGGATAAGTCTCATGCCAGTTCTGTTGAAATCCATGAAACCCTGAAGGATTTGACAGCACTAATGAAAGAAGATGATTATGTTGCTGAGACTGATTCTTTCTTGCTTGATGAAGGGTGA